The Myxocyprinus asiaticus isolate MX2 ecotype Aquarium Trade chromosome 4, UBuf_Myxa_2, whole genome shotgun sequence nucleotide sequence CCATACATTATGCCagagaaactgaaaatggagaaaACCATTGGGAAGGAGACCGTTTGTTTTGAGCTTCCTGCAGAGTTGAGTGAATATTTGAACAGGTAAGTATCTTGTTGCTGACTGAAAATTGGGAGTGACAAAATAATGGAAATAGTTCATAAGCACCCAAGCTCAAatggatgaaaatgattaaatgaaaattctgtcatcatttactcaccctcatgttgttccatacacatggctttcttctgtgaaacacaaaaaagaGATATGAgccagaatattagcctcagtcaccattcaggtTCTTTGTATGAGAAAAAGATGCAAGAAAGCGTTTGGAACAGCGtgatggtgagtgaatgatgactgaattttcatttttggggggacTATCCGTTCAATGGCACAAATGTTTAAAGGGTAAGGATTTGTGTGATATGGCcatgccatttgtttacatttacatgttaaaatgattGAGTTTGCCTTTGCGAAAATTTCAACATTGTCAAGCTGGAAGagaccatccatccatctatttgtCTTATCTGCCTATCTGTCTATCATATTATGCAAAACACAATGGGCTGTGATACCCTTCTGAAGAAACCTTCTGCCTACACTCCTCCCTTTCTCATTTATTTCCTTGAACTTAGTGGATGCTAGTAGTCAACCAATATATTGAAGAGACCaataaatcggctgatatttggtatttttaaattatcGACAATCGGCCGTTTAAAGTGCTTTCACGTTTAATTCTCCCTCTATCTCAACTGCTTTAGCTGTCTTGTCTAATAACAAAGGCAAAAAGTAATAAAGCTTACACGCTATGCCATCTCCAAATATGTGAATGAAATGTCTTTCAATGATTTAATTCACAAACCCCATAAAATTGGTGCAGATTCAGTGATTTCTTCTTGTGGAGCGCTCCtagatcttcctctgaagcgtgcaTTATGTCGGCCTGAATCAGAACTGTGTACCTCTGACTCAAATGTTGCATGATGGTCAGATGGTCAGGCTTGTTTCTCCACTCACATGGCCTGACCTGTGTTCTTGTTCAATGTAttttcagatttttgtttttctttgctatTGACACACAAGTGCCAGATTTTCTGGTCAcctacagaggttgcactacaaatatctgATGGACCAAGTtgaaaaatttccatcatggtatatttttttcccctgtcatattagttttattttatatgtagtACGTTTGATATTGTCTCGTTGTAGTAAAACACGGATGcccattagctggaccagcctaaaaagtgttttgatcttacctgaagaagcacaatttatgataccattgttgtcagttTATACTGCTGATTGTAATCTTgatcaaccgttttggagattttggtctttccccattaaagtagataggagctgcacttttaggCCCTTTTGTATGCATGGAAAATAGAGTAGCTGCCCAGGAGCGTTCCAAAAGGACTTTGGcattggccatttaaaaaaaaaccataTCGGGTCAATCACTACTAGTGGGGGTACCTGTATATTGATAACTCTTTTCTCTGTGTCAGGAATTTCCTTGGTCATCAGTCACACCACCCagtaaaaattgttcaggaacAGTTACTGAGAGAGCTCAAGTCAGTGTGTCCTGTATGCACTATGAATGAGGACTTTCCAGAACTGGTAAGCTGCCTACCAGAAAAGCTTCAGGCATGTGACTCCAGTCTGACCCACTCGGATGTCTACTGGATTAAaccaactgatatatatatatttgaccaaAGTGAAAATGGGCAGCAAAAATGTGAGTCTATGGAGGACCAACAAAGCTTTACTGGCAGCTATGCACTACGGCCGTCTCTGTTACTGCATGTCCAGGAGATCACGCAGAATGAGGACTTCAGCCCTGGTACGCTCCATGTGGTTAACGGCCTGGTTTTTCAGAGAGTTCCCATCTCCCCAAGCCGTTCGCCTGTTTTCCACCAGCTTTTACTGGTGGGAATGTTTCCAGCAGAATCTCATACTCTTCAGTGCTTCAAAGACTGCTTAGAGTCGCTACTCGCTTCTTATGGCATCTCCTTTGAGGAGGCGCAGACAGGCCTAAAGCAGCAAGTGTGGATGAATTCAAAGATGCTTCCCAAGTTTGGACGGCTTGCATCTCTCCCTTCGGCTTCAGATCTTAATGAAGGTCTACAATTAAATGTTGTCTCAATAAACTTGGATCATTTAGCCACTCTGCTCTTTGGCATTTCTGACTGGCGCTTGCTTTGGAGTACCGATCCTCGCTTTCTTAAGCACTTTGAACTCGATCCACTTGGAACGTTTTGTCCTTTCTCTCTTTACCCACCAAGCTACTTGCATGACATCAGTTTCTGGATGGACCCAGATAGCTATGACGAACTGGACTTCCATGCCGTTGTGCGAGAGGTCACTTGCGGTGCAGTTAAGGATGTGGCATTAGTAGATCGCTTCAGACACCCACACATGGGTCATGCAAGCCTCTGCTATAAGCTGACTTACCAGTCATTGGACCGTGCCCTCTCTCACAGCCAGGTATTGGGACTACAGAATCAGCTACGAAGACTGTTACCTCTTCGCCTGCAGGTAACCTTGAGGTGATCTAAGAGGCTTGAGTAATGATTTACACAGACCATATCAAAGTGATGTCTTAACtcaaattttaatgtaaattaagtTTAGCTTTGTATATAAAAGCAGACTGAGTGATCTGTGTTTTGACTGAGGATTTGTTTGTTCTGTTGTTCTTTGATAAATCAACAAAAGTGAATGCGTAATTTTAGTGAATACAAAGTGTTTTATTCTTATCAAAGACTGACATATGAAACCATTGGAGCTAATTCTTTGTAATTGTGCATGAATTCCTGACAATTGATTACATAATGCTAATTAAGTTATTTAGAAGTTCTGAATTATCTATATTGAATGGTTTGTTTTAATAAAGCATCCAAAGTTTGTTTACAAATTTCAGTAGTACtatgaaacattttcttttgaaatgttatgAGGTCTAGGAaatgaattaattgcaattaagaaTTCTGCCCTGTTTCTGATTGTATATTAATTGATAATGCATGTTTAGGCATCTCGTTCAATTAGCAAACTTAGACGTAATTATGTGATTGCATATAATTTCATctgctgcatttttatttttatttaattgctgACTTATTTTTCTAATTATGATTTCTTGTAAGTAGGTTTACACTAATGAAGATGCATTTTGATACTGTGATACTGCTGGAAAGTCTGTTATTATGTTTATGGTCATTTATGACTGTAAATGATCTTATTGCTATATAATTAAGCATTTGAAGGCACGTAGAATATTTAATCAGTGAGGCAGCTAcaaaacttttttggaattatgaGTGAAAATCAAGTCTTGAATCTGAAAACGCTGGTTTTGATTTGAATCATGTAACCTGATGTGATATTCATTTGATTGTATAAACCCCATTTGTGAACCATTTTATACATTTGAAGTGTAGTGTAGTATCATTGGCTCATATATCGTGACCAAACTACTTGGCATTCTCAAACAAGACCACATACTTCATGATAAGTGCTAACTTTAGGGCTCCTTGTTGTAAAATGCTTACATTTTctcaacaaattaaaacaaaactgGCAAAAATGTCTGTATTCTTTAATTGGCTATTCTAATTtagaacaggggttttcaaactggggtcggGAGACCACAAGGAGGTACTTGAGGTCAGCTTAAAATTTCAATGGAAAAAAGTAAagagaaaatgtacaaaaaagcCAACAAATCAGccgaatttgacattattactgtaTCATTCTACTTTCTAAAGACCAGGAAACATGAGAcgaattgtgattattattattaaattgacatatttttttaatggtttaaaaTGGTTATAGTTATTAAGGTtatgaacaaatatttatttaatggtgTTCATTCACTTGGGGATGTAAAGCAGTTCTGTGTGAAGCTGTTTTGgaacaatgtttattgtgcaaagTGCTATGCAAATaaatttgaattgaaaatgtgtttaatagaaaACAGATTATTTAATTTCTCAAACGTGTTGTCTTCAGAATATCATATTTACTATTTTTCTTACACTGTATAAATGAGTCTATACATGGAAAAATTTAGCTGTTTTTATATTTAAGGAAGGGGGACCCTCGCAAGTGGGTAAGTGGATTTCTGTTATATAAaaatcaaaaaagttttttttttttttttaacatggtacCATATTACCATTGTATAAGAATGTgataatcattcagtatcatggtaTCAAAGTGTGCATAATATTATGATCCGATACTATTATTGTACTTTACAATTATGATACAGTACTTTTTGTTAGAGCAATTATATCAGTTACACTTTAATTgggttataattttatttcaaatggGTAAGCAGGTAAGGTTactttaaaggtgctctcagtaacttttgtgtttgtgtcatcttgcacTTACTGTGACAACTAGCGGCTTGCATGCAAactcattcaaaatcaatagttttcagtttcagatgccattgcagtaatttactattcacagtcagctgtGAATACTTTAATACAcgaatgaaagtgtcaaataacagggcggttactgaggtTAAGCAAGTATTGCTCGGCTAATCATGTGaatttaacatggcagcccccatgagggggaccctctccatgtacaataaaacagcttttaacaggttactgatatgactggagtctttatctcatgtgtgTGGTTATGATTTCATACATCTATTGCAAaagtacaattcatttctttaggagtaaaacttttttaaagaggacaaaaattactgagtgcacctttaataacacCACAAGCATGAGTGTGTTGTGTTGCACCAGCTCAGTTCTGCGTTCCGTCGGTTGACGCCACGCGCGGGCAGTAGAAACATGGCGTCGAAGACAGTCCGTCAACGCAACAGACGGGGAAGCAAACAAGATGCCAACGTGAACAACACACCAAGCACTGACAACCGAACAACAAAAGACGATAAATGTGCCGAAGACAATGCGTCTAGTGACCCACGAAATGAGTAAGTAACCGGTTCGTGCGCTCTGTTGTTGAGGCTGTCTGGATATACTTTAATAAAGGATAGTAAACACATGCAGGGTTCATAACCTGTCCAAACAGAGGCAAAAATACGAAAATGTACTATGCACTTAATTTGCATTGGTCCTTGTGACACGTATAAGCCAGCTTCTTTGTAACATGACGCTTTTCATTCATTCACTGCGAGACTGACACCGGTATGTATAAAAACACTGATCTGCGTCCTGTTTCGGAATAAAAAGGTGTTGAGTATGTATTTAGTGATGCAGCACTAGGAAATATTTGCCTGttgcatataaatacattttatgctgtgCATCATCATTAGCTACCTACTCCGACACACTTAAGGTTGACATTCACGCATGTCCAATGTCATAATCTTCTTACATTGTGCAGTTACACACCATTGTTATTGTTGTAGTGTTGTTATTTGGCATTTTTATGCAAATCTCTATTAAGCTTGTGGatgagttatttttattttttcaaatgatatagtttaaaataaacaaaaaattgaCAAGCTTGTATAATAATCCTGTGCTCTGTCCCCCTATTGCTTATTAGTTTGCTCCCAGATAAGCACATTACCTCCTATACCCCTCCTCTATATTACAGGTCATCCAGTAAGGCAGGGCAGGTGTGGGCTCCTGAGGGCTCCACAGCCTTCAAGTGCCTGGTCTCAGCACGCTTCTGTGCGGCGTTACTCAGTAACATCTCTGACTGTGATGAAACCTACAATTACTGGGAGCCAGTGAGTTGCACGTGTTCTTAGTTCACTGTTTACACTTCATTTGTAACACTGTTTTTGCCCTGAAATGCCCAGCAAAGGTAATGATCACACTGAGTCTGTCCAGATGCAGTTCTTCGCACtatgaacttaaagggatagttctcgcaaaaatgaaaattctctcatcatttactctccctcatgccatcccagatgtgtatgactttctttcttctgctgaacacatacaaagatatttggaagaatatctcagctctgtaggtccatgcaatgcaagtgaatgcgtgctaacattctgaagctccaaaattcacaaacACATCATAAGTGTGGTTAATAAAAGTGGTTAAACCTAGGCCTTCTGAAGTGATGTGTgaaatgggtgagaaacagtaaaAATTTCCGCCTTGACTTTCAACATCTTTttcttttggtgattcacattctttgtgcatatcgccacctactgggcagggaggagaatttatgataaagactcaaatattgttctgtttctcacctacacctgtcatatcacttctgtagacatggattaaaccactggagtcttatagattacttttatgatgactttatgtgcattttggagttaaacattttggcacccatttacttgcattgtctggacctacagagctgaaatattcttctaaaaatcttcatttgtgttctgttgaagaaagaaagtcatacacatcgggaTTGGCATGAGGGTcggtaaataatgagataattttcagctTTGTTTCTCCTAAAAGTGTAAACGCTGTATCTTTTTGGCACTTTCAACTTTTCAACTTTCAACACGTCCAGCACGACACAACAACAATgtgcctgtttacatgcacaccaatatgctgattactcacAAAAATCAGCTTtcttaaaaatcagacaaagcaagaagtccgcgtttacatgacatttgaaataatcacgttattctccgcttttgacgtcaaactgtAAAGGGGCATGCGCACAAATtatgtgcacattggataagcaaTGCGAAATCGTCgtaattggcaaaaatctacccgcgttgatcagtttattcttacaccgtttatgaccttacactgataaaggaaCGTCCTTTTATGCATTAACATGAACACACATGTGGTCGGCTTATTAAttataatcggtgtaagaacattCATGTAATGAATCAATGCTCATTGACTCAACTAATGGCGTGAGTTGGAGGTGGGACAATCTGTTTgtcgaccaatggaagacagcgGATGTATTTGTAAAGATGTTTGAAGACActgttatttttgcagttctgttcagtGGTGCTAGTGGAACAGAAATAACAATCTttagctttattaaaaataatcattttacaaTTTGTTAACAATGCTGGTTTTTAACTGTAATACAATGACTATAGTAAAAGTTAAATGTCCTGGTAATGAGAATCAAcctataagtggacctcaggaaaaacatacagtatgttaaaaaaaaatgttatatgaGCCTCGAATCACTGGGccatataaatgaatataaacatTGTTCATGAGACAACTATacattttagattaaaaaaaaagttacatattcttaaaaactgattttctctatctctctttttttttttttttttttttgctggccaGACTCACTACCTGCTGTACGGAACAGGGATGCAGACATGGGAGTATTCTCCAGCCTACGCTATTCGTTCCTACGCATATCTGTGGCTCCATGCCCTTCCTGCCTGCTTTCATGCCAAAATATTACAAACCAACAAGGTAAACTAGCCCCAAAAAGCATTGATTACCACTTTTGAGCAACAGTATATTTCTATGACCAGTGCGGTAACTATTAAACCTCACTGGAATGTCAAAATCTAAAATCCGAAAGGACCTTATCTCTAAAAAGCTTTGGTTCTGGTCATAAAACCTGAAGGAACTTACGTATACATCACAATCACAGCCACTACAGTGGCATTTTGGTCATTATTGGCTTTTTTGGGGTACAACATCTTACATTTTTCCCTAAATGACTCCAAACTGTAATATTGTTGCATTTCTCACAAAGCGaagaatattaatgaaataaattggtATAGGACCATTTATTATATACACAGGTATGCCTGCATTTACTGGTTACCTGTGTTTCTTCATCTGAGAACCAAGCTGACATGTCAACTCATTTGTTGTTATTCTGATTctaccccccccaccccattcAGGTCCTTGTGTTTTACTTCCTGCGCTGCATGCTAGCGTTtatatgttgtgtgtgtgagctCTACTTCCACAAGTGAGTGCAGCATATTACATCTCCATTTGGCTAAAGTAGGTGAAATTCCCATcgtgatgcaatgaaagtggctTACATATCTAATGTCATGGGTCTTGCGCAGGGCCGTGTGTAAGAAGTTTGGCCTGCATGTGGGGCGTCTTCTGTTGGCATTCCTTGTCTTGAGTGCTGGAATGTTCTGCTCCTCTGCAGGTTAgtcaaaactaaataataatGGGTGAAACCTTTCATTTGATTGATCACAAGGAAGTTTAGATTAAAGTttgtcttgttgctgttctgctcgTTTGACACAGCTATAAGTACAgtgtaacttttgtgtgtgtttgcttgtatgtttttttttttttcagccttcCTCCCCAGTACCTTTTGTATGTACAGCACCGTGGTAGCCATGACTGGCTGGTTCCAGGGGCACCCCAGTCTGGCTGTTTTGGGTATTGCAGCAGGAGCCATATTGGGCTGGCCCTTCAGTGTCCTGCTGGGGTAagtgacatttaatattttattgtacaGTTTACTAAACTATTTTATGAAAGACTTGGAAAACACTTGGGTAACAAGAATAGTCTGGATCTGTTATCAGCCAACAAGATAAACTAGGGCTTTGTTGACTTATTGCAGGATACCCATTGCCTTTGACCTACTGTTACTGAAGAAGAAGTGGAAGAGTTTCATCACATGGACTCTGTTGGCGCTGCTGCTCTTTCTGGTTAGGAAACACATTGATTTGCCATTCCATTTAGTTTGCAGAATACCATTTTAAAATCAAGAATATCCAGAAACAAGGCATGATACTGACGTGATAAATCTGATTCTTTTTTCCCACCCTGTAGGTCCCTGTTGTTGTGGTTGACAGCTACTACTATGGGAAGCTAGTGATTGCTCCTCTgaatataataatgtataatgtatttaCCCATCATGGACCAGATCTCTATGGTAAATCTCaaacaatgtatatttttatttaaattagcaCAGTGCAGAATATTGGATTTCAACTTTCAAACTTAATGTTTGGTGTAATTAATGTTTGGTAACGTTAGATTGCAGAAATGATCAGTCAGTTTATACTTAAGGTTTTTCTTTCTTACAGGCACAGAGCCATGGCATTACTACTTTGTGAATGGTTTTCTGAATTtcaacattgtatttgtgttggCCATGGTTTCTCTTCCTCTCACTGCACTTATGGAGGCACTGCTTCAAAGATTCAATGGTAAGAATGTagtattgttttttaaatttatgtAAAAACTTGCCCTCTTCCCACAATGTGAGTGTGATGTGCTTACGGTTTGCCAAACACGCTTATAAAAATGCTTATTTCTATTATTGCATGTGTTGCAGTACAGAACCTGGGCCGGCCATACTGGTTAACCCTGTCACCAATGTACCTATGGATGCTGGTGTTCTTCACTCGTCCACATAAAGAGGAGCGTTTTTTGTTTCCCATCTACCCTCTCATCTGTCTGTGCGGGGCTGTGGCGCTCTCCTCACTTCAGGTTAGAATTCTTGGACTGAAATGTAGATGAGTCTGGTAGTTAGGCATTTGCTAAGCCTGATACAAATGTGTTACAGGCTATGACCTTTAGACATGTCATAGTTAACACTGACCACATAGTTAACATCATCTTCTACccttaaaaaataaagcattgtGGCAGTAACATAACAGGGACGGAatcacatggtaataccatggtactttgatatgaaCCATGGTACTGATTGATTACCTCATGCATTCTTTAAAGTTagtggtagaccgatatatcggtgttaCCAATTAATTAGTGCCatatctatgccgatagttgtttttattttaaaaaaatgtgtattcCTCCATGTTGCTTTGTGGCCtgcgctggaggattctacagttagaacgacTTGATTCTACAGAATAACAGCGACATCTAGAGGtgcaataaaaacaatcactgacacctcgaaGGAATTTGCAGCATCTAAATCTTCATTATTGAAAATATTCATCCATATATGTACTTTTTTAATTCTTCAATGCATGTTTTGTTATAGTGTTTTAAATTTAAGCGAGGGCattcaaagaaaaatgcaaacatataGAAACGTGtgtcaggctgcagatgatgtttggaccccTCAACTTGTTTGgctgacatgggacaatggtaatcagtacatggattcagaatttttcatgcaaaatttttattttaaaatggttggcagtgattggatgatgctagtCATCAGTGTTGGAGGTAACGTGTTAAAAGTAACGTGTGTTACGTTATCAGATTACCTTTTGAGTACCGAGTAAAGTAACGcgatatttttttattagatcaTAATATCAgagttattttttaaaacaagtaatgcgttgcttttgtacacctctcttTTCCCTGTATTGcgataaatcaggagtaaaagcatgcaaacttcggggaggggacgtagtgcatgatgggcattatatttctagagagtgggaggcttgCTTATCAGCGATGcacaatgaagttgtagtatgtgtgtgcatgatgggcattgtagttctagggagtatgagccatgcttatcagtGATGGGCAGAGCACAACATGTCTTCTTTTAGCCTGCCCCgatatttatgttttaaaaactgcaaaatattgcTAGTAAAGGAAtataaatctgaatgcttcagtggaatccagttgtactcatcatttgcagtggttgtttttttgtgcactggagcttaCATGAGCAGCCCTCAAACACTTAGCCATTTTTATGACAATCACATCAAGAGTTAAGTGATGTGTCCTCATAAGGCAACATTTagtcaaaaatgtaacatttgggTTTGTGATATTTTGAGTCTTGCGATTGATTCATGTaagctgcatttaaaagtgtgtaaacaaacattttcatggtataatatagcacaggcataaGCCCGGAGAAGTCTTCCCGTGGCCACTGCATGATTATACAGTTACATACAATGTGGAATGATCGCTGACTGTTTGTGCATCcgaattgctttgttttaaagctgcccgTAACTACTTCTCTAGGATCAATTTTCATCAGAACTGCTCTGTTAAAGCATTTAGcattcaacattcggttgagtgaaatgcaattgattcatgtgtaaatacatgctgcatttaaaaaacagtaaatgcctttaggcagagggattataagactagccttccactggccacggcatgatacacagggtgaaatactcgctcaattcacggaTTTATGCTGCCAATCTGccccgtgttacagctccccgtaactAGGTGAATGGGATGAAAAatgctgactctggatcagcggTTACGAGCAATGTACTAAATGGTTTGTGTACGCAGACAAAATGtcttattttctttaaatattctacatttttgttctataataaacaagtaatttgatttgtgaaacataacgtttttaagacattttggtagcattaaaaacgattccattcaagttgtatcacagggctcaacaataaggactgcccgacggcccggggccagtgtgagaaagattcgggccagttgctagaattgtcacttgcccgatcaggccagtgctgcatttataacattagtgcaagcaaacaacaagcgagagagcacaaaaattacacagagcGAACGAAGTCT carries:
- the fdxacb1 gene encoding ferredoxin-fold anticodon-binding domain-containing protein 1 isoform X1, with the translated sequence MSKTREVLLVGEGNFSFSAALRENAGDDVGVTATCFHSEDQTYAQEGAALNIQRLREKGSIVLFEVDCTCLKEYEAIQHHLYDCIIFNFPHCGRKSGVKKNRILLVKFFQSAVAVLKDNGEVHVTLCNGQGGTPYDSPMREWHNSWQVVAMAAEAGLILSEIRPFDCEMYQGYRCTGYRSQDKGFHVEGALTHIFTGSLPYIMPEKLKMEKTIGKETVCFELPAELSEYLNRNFLGHQSHHPVKIVQEQLLRELKSVCPVCTMNEDFPELVSCLPEKLQACDSSLTHSDVYWIKPTDIYIFDQSENGQQKCESMEDQQSFTGSYALRPSLLLHVQEITQNEDFSPGTLHVVNGLVFQRVPISPSRSPVFHQLLLVGMFPAESHTLQCFKDCLESLLASYGISFEEAQTGLKQQVWMNSKMLPKFGRLASLPSASDLNEGLQLNVVSINLDHLATLLFGISDWRLLWSTDPRFLKHFELDPLGTFCPFSLYPPSYLHDISFWMDPDSYDELDFHAVVREVTCGAVKDVALVDRFRHPHMGHASLCYKLTYQSLDRALSHSQVLGLQNQLRRLLPLRLQVTLR
- the LOC127439859 gene encoding alpha-1,2-mannosyltransferase ALG9-like isoform X2 yields the protein MASKTVRQRNRRGSKQDANVNNTPSTDNRTTKDDKCAEDNASSDPRNESSSKAGQVWAPEGSTAFKCLVSARFCAALLSNISDCDETYNYWEPTHYLLYGTGMQTWEYSPAYAIRSYAYLWLHALPACFHAKILQTNKVLVFYFLRCMLAFICCVCELYFHKAVCKKFGLHVGRLLLAFLVLSAGMFCSSAAFLPSTFCMYSTVVAMTGWFQGHPSLAVLGIAAGAILGWPFSVLLGIPIAFDLLLLKKKWKSFITWTLLALLLFLVPVVVVDSYYYGKLVIAPLNIIMYNVFTHHGPDLYGTEPWHYYFVNGFLNFNIVFVLAMVSLPLTALMEALLQRFNVQNLGRPYWLTLSPMYLWMLVFFTRPHKEERFLFPIYPLICLCGAVALSSLQKCYHYIFQRYRLEHYTISSNWLALGSVLLFGVLSLSRSVALFRGYHAPLDLYPEFHRIAKDPTIHTVPDGRMVNVCVGKEWYRFPSSFLLPNNWHLQFIQSEFRGQLPKPYAMGPDATWILPPDMNDQNLEEPSQYVELKQCHYLVDLATDTEAPREPQYSANKEEWSIIADKPFLDTNRSSRFFRAFFIPFLSEQYTTYSRYIILKPRRPKHTRKRGQP
- the fdxacb1 gene encoding ferredoxin-fold anticodon-binding domain-containing protein 1 isoform X2 yields the protein MLLDLTDGSIVLFEVDCTCLKEYEAIQHHLYDCIIFNFPHCGRKSGVKKNRILLVKFFQSAVAVLKDNGEVHVTLCNGQGGTPYDSPMREWHNSWQVVAMAAEAGLILSEIRPFDCEMYQGYRCTGYRSQDKGFHVEGALTHIFTGSLPYIMPEKLKMEKTIGKETVCFELPAELSEYLNRNFLGHQSHHPVKIVQEQLLRELKSVCPVCTMNEDFPELVSCLPEKLQACDSSLTHSDVYWIKPTDIYIFDQSENGQQKCESMEDQQSFTGSYALRPSLLLHVQEITQNEDFSPGTLHVVNGLVFQRVPISPSRSPVFHQLLLVGMFPAESHTLQCFKDCLESLLASYGISFEEAQTGLKQQVWMNSKMLPKFGRLASLPSASDLNEGLQLNVVSINLDHLATLLFGISDWRLLWSTDPRFLKHFELDPLGTFCPFSLYPPSYLHDISFWMDPDSYDELDFHAVVREVTCGAVKDVALVDRFRHPHMGHASLCYKLTYQSLDRALSHSQVLGLQNQLRRLLPLRLQVTLR
- the LOC127439859 gene encoding alpha-1,2-mannosyltransferase ALG9-like isoform X1 translates to MASKTVRQRNRRGSKQDANVNNTPSTDNRTTKDDKCAEDNASSDPRNESSSKAGQVWAPEGSTAFKCLVSARFCAALLSNISDCDETYNYWEPTHYLLYGTGMQTWEYSPAYAIRSYAYLWLHALPACFHAKILQTNKVLVFYFLRCMLAFICCVCELYFHKAVCKKFGLHVGRLLLAFLVLSAGMFCSSAAFLPSTFCMYSTVVAMTGWFQGHPSLAVLGIAAGAILGWPFSVLLGIPIAFDLLLLKKKWKSFITWTLLALLLFLVPVVVVDSYYYGKLVIAPLNIIMYNVFTHHGPDLYGTEPWHYYFVNGFLNFNIVFVLAMVSLPLTALMEALLQRFNVQNLGRPYWLTLSPMYLWMLVFFTRPHKEERFLFPIYPLICLCGAVALSSLQKCYHYIFQRYRLEHYTISSNWLALGSVLLFGVLSLSRSVALFREFHRIAKDPTIHTVPDGRMVNVCVGKEWYRFPSSFLLPNNWHLQFIQSEFRGQLPKPYAMGPDATWILPPDMNDQNLEEPSQYVELKQCHYLVDLATDTEAPREPQYSANKEEWSIIADKPFLDTNRSSRFFRAFFIPFLSEQYTTYSRYIILKPRRPKHTRKRGQP
- the LOC127439859 gene encoding alpha-1,2-mannosyltransferase ALG9-like isoform X3, with translation MKPTITGSQLTTCCTEQGCRHGSILQPTLFVPTHICGSMPFLPAFMPKYYKPTRAVCKKFGLHVGRLLLAFLVLSAGMFCSSAAFLPSTFCMYSTVVAMTGWFQGHPSLAVLGIAAGAILGWPFSVLLGIPIAFDLLLLKKKWKSFITWTLLALLLFLVPVVVVDSYYYGKLVIAPLNIIMYNVFTHHGPDLYGTEPWHYYFVNGFLNFNIVFVLAMVSLPLTALMEALLQRFNVQNLGRPYWLTLSPMYLWMLVFFTRPHKEERFLFPIYPLICLCGAVALSSLQKCYHYIFQRYRLEHYTISSNWLALGSVLLFGVLSLSRSVALFRGYHAPLDLYPEFHRIAKDPTIHTVPDGRMVNVCVGKEWYRFPSSFLLPNNWHLQFIQSEFRGQLPKPYAMGPDATWILPPDMNDQNLEEPSQYVELKQCHYLVDLATDTEAPREPQYSANKEEWSIIADKPFLDTNRSSRFFRAFFIPFLSEQYTTYSRYIILKPRRPKHTRKRGQP